GACTATCCCAAGGATGAATTCGCATTCTCGCTCATCGCAAGAAGGGCGCAATCGACCCCCGAAGCCGTCGCGGCGCGTCACGGGGAAAAATCCATCACCTATGCCGAGCTCGAGGCGAGAACAAACCGCTTTGCCCGGTATCTCGGCAAAGCCGTCCCCGGCCAGGGTGAACGCGTGGCCCTGCTCGAAGAACGCTCACTCGACCTGCTGGTGGCCCTTATCGGCATCATGAAGGCAGGACACGCCTATGTCCCGCTCGATCCCGGTCATCCCGAGACACGGCTTCGCCAGACGCTTGCTGCGGCAAGACCGGCCGCCCTTGTCTGCGGGACCGAGGCAGCAGCGGCGCTCGCCACGGATGGCATGGTGACCATCCGCCTGGACCAGGAGGCCGACAGCATTCAGGCCCTTTCCGGCGCTCAGCTGGAGCGCGTTCCAACCAGCACGGAATCGACTGCCTATGTGATCTTCACCTCAGGCTCCACGGGAACGCCGAAGGGTGTGGCAATCTCCCATCGTTCGCTGACCAACTTCCTCCTGTCCATGGCCAGGGAACCGGGCTTCACCGCCGACGACGTCATCGTCGCCGTGACAACCATTTCCTTTGATATCGCCGGCCTGGAACTCTACCTGCCGCTTGTTGCGGGCGGCAGCGTCGTCATCGCCGACAGGTCGGAGGTCGAAGATGGTTTTGCCCTCGTTCGGCTGATCAAGGGCAGCAAGGCGACCATCCTGCAGGCAACGCCGACCCTTTGGCAGATGCTGGTGGAAGCCGGGCTCGATGGCGACAGCCCCTTGAAGAAGCTGTGCGGCGGGGAAGCTCTGCCCAAAGCGCTCGCCCGCACACTTGCCGCCATGCAGGGCTCGCTCTGGAACATGTACGGCCCCACCGAAACGACGATCTGGTCTTCCGTCGCGCATATTGAAGACGGAGAAGCACCGATTACCATCGGCCACCCGATTGCCAATACCCAGATGCACATTCTGGGCGCGGACGGTCGCCTCGCGCCTCCCGGCATCACCGGCGAACTCGTCATCGGAGGCGATGGCTTGGCCCAGGGCTATTTCGACCGTCCCGACCTCACCGACGCAGCCTTCGTTTCGCTCGACATCGGGACCGACTCCAGGCAACGCCTTTACAGGACGGGCGACCTGGGGCGGCGGCTGGAGGATGGTTCCCTGCAGCTGCTCGGCCGCCGGGACAACCAGGTCAAGCTGCGCGGCTTCCGCATCGAGCTCGGTGACATCGAAGCGGTCGTCTCGCAGGTCGAGGGCATGCGCCAATGCGCGGTTGTCGGCGCGAGGAACGGTCGCGGCGACCTGGTTCTCGCCTGCTACTTCGTGGCCGACCCCGACACCCCGGCAGCCGATGCGACGCAATTGGCCACCGCGGTCCGTGCCCAGTTGCCGGCCTATATGGTGCCCGCCGTCTGGTCTCTGGAGACGGAGCTGCCGCTGACGAGAAACGGAAAACTGGACCGCAAGACATTGGAGTCCCGCGAGCTGAGGCGCGACGAAAACCAGACTGCAGCGCCCAAGACCGCACCCCGCACGCCGATGGAAGAAAAGCTCATGGCGATCTGGAAGGGCGTTCTGGAGGTCGATCAGATCGATGTCGAGGACAATCTTTATGCGCTCGGCGCGGACTCGCTGACGATCTTCCGCATTGCCGCACGCATGCTGGATGCGGGCCTGCCGCTCGAAGCCAAGCACCTGCTCCGCCATCCGTCGATTGCCGAGCTCGCCGCCTATGCCGATGAAGCGGCCAAGGCCCCGACATCCACCGGCGGGGTCGTCTACCAGATACCCTCGCTCGCCAGCTTCCGGAATGGTGCGCGGCGCAGGATGGAGAGCTTGTCATGACCCAGCAAGAAAGCCAGGCCACATCGTCGAGCGCAGCACCGGAGGTCATTGGCGAGTTTCCCTGCACGCAGACCCAGCTTCGGTTTTGGATCCTCGACCAGCTGCAGCCTGGAAATCCGGCCCTGAACGTATCGGTACGCTGGGAGATCAGAGGATCGTTCAAGGCATCGACGATCGAGGCCGCCTTTCGCAAGATCATCCAGCGTCACGAGATCCTGCGCACGCGTTTCGTGGAGCGGGAAGGCAATCCGTATCAGCAGGTTCTCGATGCAGTAGACTTCAAGCTGTCGGTCATCGACCTCAGGAGCATGCCACCGGAGCAGCGCGAACAACGCATCCTGTCGATCGGTGAGGAAACAGCGTCGGCCCCTTTCGATCTCACGCGCGGCGGTCTCTTTCGCGTCGCCTTGCTGATGGTCGAGAACAACCGCGCCTTTCTGCTGATCACCGCGCATCATACCTGTTTCGACGGCTCCTCCATCCGCGTCATGGGCCGCGAACTTGGTGAAATCGCATCGGCCATGGAAGCAGGCCGCGCACCTGTCCTGCCGGATCTATCCCTGCAATATGGTGATTTTGCCCTGTGGCAACAGGAATATCTGTCGAGCTACGGCTTCGAGACGGAGCAGAGCTTTTGGACGGAAACCCTGGCAGGCGCGCCGTATTTCGAGGTGCCGAGCGATCACCCGCGACCAGCGATCAGGACCACAAGCGGAAACATCATCTCCGTCGCGAAATCGGTGGAGTTCGGCGAGCGTGTCGAGGCCGCCGCCCGCGATCACAAGGTTTCGCTCTTCGCCTATGGCGTTGCGGTGCTCAGCACCGTCCTCCACCGGTTGACCGGGGCAGACGATATCCTGCTTGGCACCCAGATCGCCGGGCGTGAACAGTCCGATCTCGAACCGATGATCGGCGTCTTCATCAACAATCTGGTGCTGCGTCTCCCGGTCCGACCGAACGTGAGCTTCGAAGATCACCTGAAAACCGCAACCAAGGTGGTGAGTGCCGCTGTCGACCACCACCGCATGCCCTTCAACAAGCTGGTCGAAGTCATCAACCCGGCGCGAGATCCCTCGCGCACCCCGCTGATCTCGGTCAACTTCAACCTGTCCAAAGCCTTTATGGAGGATCGCCACTATGGCGACTTCGAACTGATCAGTGCGGCGTCGCAGTCCCCGGGCGTGGTCTATGACATCGGCTTCGGCATGGTCGGACGCCCGTCCGGCTGGCGTATGTCGATCGAATACAATACCGATCTCTTCGATCCGTCCACGATCGAACATATCCTGCAGCTTTGGCAGGATGTCTATGAGCAGGCGCTGAGCGCCCCTTTCGAACCCCTGTCGCCCGACAGCATCAGCGAGCAGACGCCCGCCTCCGCAACCCCGGCAATTCTCGACTCTTCCGCAGTTCCGCTTTCAGGCAGCCACGCCACAGCCCCGGTCGACGCCATTCCGCCCGGACCTGAAAACATGGCGGCACTTTCGTCCGCCGACCGTATCAGGCTCGTCGGCGAGATCTGGGCGAAGGTCCTCGACGTCGAAAAGGTCGGACCGGAGGGTGACTTCTTCTCGCTTGGTGGACATTCGCTGCTGGCGCTTCGCATGCTGTCTGCGGTCAGAGAGCGGTATAGGGTCAAGCCGGATCTCGCCTTGCTTTTCAGGCATTCGACGCTCCGCAGCTTCACGGAGGCCGTAATGGGGCCGGCGGAGGCCGAAGTGCGCGCGCAAGCGAAAACGGCGGCCCCTGCCTGGGAGCGCAACAGCTACAAGCAGGGAACAGGCCGCTGTGCGATCTATACGATCAATCACCCGTTTCTCTACTACCATCTCGCCAACCGCCTGAGCGATGACATCTCGGTCTACAACGTCAACATGTTCAGCGCGGCGGAAGCCGAAATGGCGGCAGAGGTGACGCTGGAGGATATTGCCGCATCAGCGATCCGCGCGATGGACATACGGGCTGATGCCGGACCGGTGGGCATCATCGGATTGTGCGTGAACGGAAGTGTGGCGCTCGAAGTGGCGCGCCAATTGCGCCAGTCCGGCGTGACTGTCGCCTTCACGGCTGCAATCGATTCCTGGGCGCCGGGATATTTTAGCACTCTGCCCTGGCTGAACAAGCGACTCTGGATCGCCGAACGCCGGATAAAGCGTCTTGCCTATTTCGTCCGGAAACTCCTGTCTGGCCGGATGCGCCCCACCACCTTCCTCAAGGAATTCCGCGTGACGCGCTGGCTCCTCGGTATGTTCAGCCCGGATCGGGCGAAAGCGAGCGCCGAGGAAAAGACCAATTCCCGCGTCACCGAGTTTCTTGTGCGCAGCGCCCGGAATTTCAAGGCGGAACCGGTCGGCGATTTTCTGATCTTCCGCAGCGAAGCAAGCCCGGCGCGAGCGAGAAAACTCCTGTTCGGGTGGAACGCGGATGTAGCGGGAAAGTCGTCCGTCATCGACCTGGAAGGATGGCACGAGGACTCACTCACCGTCGGTGGAATGCGTCGACTGGCCAGCGTCATCGAAGAGCGTTTCGCACACGGAAAACACTGAGATGGACGCATCCACCGCATCCAAGGCAACAGCCACTGATCGACCTTCGCTGGCGCCCCTTCGGATCGGCTTGCTGACCGATGGACGGCACGGCCTCGCAAACTGGCAGTTCGCCCTGATAGACCGGATTTTGGCCGATGACCGGTTTAGCCTGAGGGCCATGATCGTCTGTCCGCCGAAGGTTGGCGCGGCACCGGTCGCCTTTCGGCTGGCCGCAGCGGTGGAACGCAGGACCTTGGGGCGCCAGCCGGTCTACCGCCCCAAGGGTCCCGGATTTGCGGCCATCACATCGGTCACGCTCGGCGAGCAGGTCGGCCGGGACGGAGGCTCGGAGTTGGATCTGGTTCTGGCCATCTCTCCCTTGGACTTGCCGCAGGATGCCTTCTCGGACTTGCCCTTCGGCTCCTGGCAATTTTCCTTCTCGCATGCGGCCAACGCCGATGCAGACTGGTACGGCTATCACGAAGTGATCGCCGGAAAACCGGCCACGGAACTGCGCATCACCGTTCGCCGCGCCGGCCGGGAAGACGAGACGTTGGCCATGGCGGAATTCAACACCAAATTCAGCGCCGCCCGCAACGCTGACTTCATCAAGGAACGCGCGGTGACACTGGCCATGCGGGAACTGCGCAAGCTCGCGGACGCCCGTGCCCTTACCGTTCTGCCCCCTCCGGCGACCATGCCCGCCCCTCGTCCGCCGGGCCTCAGCAAGCTATTGCCCTACGCCGCCTCGCTCGGGCGCAATCTTCTGGCGCGGGGACGGCAGGCGGTGGAGGAAAAATTGGGGATCGGGGCAGCGCCATGGGTGCTCTTCGTCGGCGATGGGCGCCCGGAAGACTTTGACCCGCGGACCTCTGTCCTGCTGGAGCCTGATGATGACGAGCTCCGAGCCGATCCCTTCCTGTTTCCACATGAGGGAGAAACCTATGTCTTCTACGAAGCCTATACGCCAAGCAACACCAAGGCGCATATCGCCGTGGGCCGGCTTGTGGGAAACAGGCTTGAGAGACTGGGCATCGCCCTGAAAGCGGAGCATCACCTCTCATATCCCTTTACCTTTCGTCACGATGACGGGATCTTCATGATCCCTGAAACGAACAGGGCCCGCCGGCTGGAAGTCTGGCGCTGCGTCGAATTTCCCCTGCGCTGGGAACTGCATGCGACAGCCCTCGAAGGCCAGTCCTCGGCCGATTCTGCTCTTTTTCTCTTCGATGGAAGGTGGTGGCTTTTCACCAATCTCTCCGAGTTCCATGCCTATGAGGATCATTGCAGCGAATTGCATGTCTTCGAAGTGGATGGGCCGGACCTGAAATGGATGAAGCCCCATCGCAACAATCCGGTGGTCATGGGCAGCACCGAAGCGCGCAACGGCGGACGGCCGTTCGAGCAAGGAGGGCGGCTCTACCGCCCGTCCCAACGAAATGAATACGGCATATATGGCTACGGGCTGAACATCATGCAGGTCGAGGAACTCGACCTCGAGACCTACAGCGAGCGCTGCGTGCGGACCATCAAACCGGACTTCGCACCTGGCATCGTGGCCTGTCATCACATGGACGCTTCGAACGGCCGCTACATCATCGACGCCATGTTCGCGGACCAGGCCGACCTGCGGCGGTAGTGGACCATGACCTCACGACCGGCCGAACAGACGGCGAGCGCACCAGAAAAACCATCGACCACGTGGAGATTGAGGAGGGCCCACTCAGACAGCTGGCCTATATCCCGGTCCAGACGCTGGAGCAGACGCTGGCCCTCCACGGCCTCTATCGAAACATCGAACCTGTCCAGCGGAACCGACAGACCTGCCCCGTGCGCCTTCACGAAGGCCTCTTTTCGTGTCCAGCACCGGTAGAAGCCCGCCAGTTGCTCCCCGCCCGGCAGAGCTGCAAGGGCCGCACATTCGGATGCCGAGAAGAAGCGGCTGGCAATATCCTCCTGGAGTGGCCGGATCTCTTCGATGTCGATGCCGACTCTAGCATGCGCCGAGACGGCGAGCATCGCCTCGCCGGCGCTGTGGCTCAGATTGAAGTGAAGCCTGCCCCGATCGGCGAGATCAAATTCAGGCTTGCCCCAATCGTTGTAGCCGAAGCGAACAGCCCTGGGATCAATCCCGAGATAGGTCGCAAGGATCAGGCGAAGGCCGGCGCGTCCGACGATGTAATGTTGACGGTCGCCGTCTTTGAGGAAGCGCTGGGCTCGACCGCGTTCGTCCTCGCTGAGCAAGCTACGCGCATGAGAGGGGTCCGCAAAGGACTGGTCCAGGGACCAGTTCCAGATATCGACCGCAACGGGATCTGCTGAACCAGGATCGCTTGGCATCGGCAACAAGGGCTTTCGACCGAGGGGACGGAACTGTCATCCCGAACTGCCCACGACCCTGCCGCGCTTGACGTGAAGCGTCAACACGCCCTATCGGTCAGGTCTATCCGTCTTCGGACGGATCCGCTCGGGCCCCAACCTCTCACCCGAAAATGGCACTGCGATCCCGGCAGGCTTTGCCTTTTGTGATCAATGCTCGGCGCAACGACGAACCCAATCCGTGAGAGGTTACGGGCCAAGCGTTTTCGCACGCGCCAGCATGTAGGTCTCGGCGAATGCCATGTGCTCCGTCGCAATGCGGCGCGCATCATCCGCGCGACCATCTTTCAGCGCAGCCATCAGACGATACTGGAAAGACAGCCCCTCCTCCCGGGAACTCGGTGAGGGATCGGCATAGATTTGCCTGGCCAAAGGCAGATCGCGCAAGAGATTATGCATCAGGCCGCAGAGGAAGCCGAGCAGCGGGTTGGGGCTGAGTTGCGCGAGCTGCGAGTGGAAATCGAGTTCTGCCACGCGCTGGCGATACCGCTCCTTGGAATCGGTCGGCGGATGATCGTAGATAAGGATCGTGCTTTCGAGGAGCGCCAACTGTTGCGCTGTCATGCGGCCCGCCAGCAATGCCGCGACTTCGGGCTCCAGCGCCTTCCGGATCGCGTAGATATCGGACAGACTGGGCGGATCGAAGAAGAAGTGGGTCGCCAGCAACTCCATAGCATGCTGGGCGGAGGGTGCGGCAACGAACGCCCCACCACCGGGGCCGCTGCGGGTGAAAATGAGGCCCTGTGTTTCCAGCGCCTTCATCGCCGCTCGCACGGTACCCTTCGCAGCCTTGAAGCGGTCGATCAGTTCACGCTCTTGTGGCAGGCGGCTCCCGGGAGCAAGGTTCTGCGACCGGATGAAGTCCTTCATCAGGTCGGCAATCGCCTCCGGCCGGCGCTTCGCCTTGCCGGCAGGAATAAAGAGGCTTTTGCCGTCTGGGCCGACCTTGTCCGGCTTCTCCTGCATGGCCTTCATGTACAGTCACTCTCTCCCAATGCGAGGCGCACTCGCGACAAGCCGTCTTGTATAGGCGTGCTCTGGATTGGCAAAGAGCCGTGCCGCCGGCGCCGTCTCGACGACCTCGCCGTAATACATGACTGCCACGCGGTCGCTGATCGCCTCGACGACGGCGAGATCATGGCTGATGAAGAGATAGGAAAGGTCGAACCGTGTTTTCAGATCGCTGAGGAGCAGCAGCACCTGCGCCTGCACGCAGACGTCGAGCGCACTCACCGGCTCGTCGAAGACAATGATTTCAGCTTCCGCCGCCAGCGCCCTTGCAATCGCGATACGCTGCGCCTGGCCACCGGAGAATTCGTGCGGATAGCGGGTGAGCGTGTCAGCCGGCATCTGGACTGCGTCCAGAAGCTCCGTCATCCGCGCGCGGCGCCTCGATGGCTCGTAGCCACACAGCAACTTGAGCGGCGTATCGAGAATTTCCCTCACCGTCTTGCGCGGATTGAGCGAGGCCACCGGATCCTGAAAAACATACTGGATCGTCTTCCCGAAGGCGCGTGGCCCATCGCGACGCAGCGCAGCCGCATCCTTTCCACCGATCAGCATGCTGCCCGAAGTCGGCCTTTCCAGACCGACGAGCATGCGGGCAAGCGTGCTTTTGCCGGAACCGCTCTCACCAACGACCGCAAGCGTTTCGCCGCGAGCAAGGTCAAGCGATACGGAGCTCACCGCCTTGATTTCGTGGTGCTTCTTGCCGAACAGGCTCCTGCCACCGCCGAACGACTTGGAAAGATCGCGGACCTGGATCGCGGTACTCGTCATGACACCTCCATCTCGCTGCGTGCGAAAAGTCCAGAGACGCGTTCGAGGAAGGCGCCGCCCGTACCGAGTTCCGGCACGCAGGCGATAAGCCGTTTCGTGTAGGCATGCTGCGGGTTGGCGAGCACCTCGCGGGTCTCTCCCGTTTCGACGATCTCGCCATCCTTCATCACCGCCACCCGGTCGCAAATCTCCGAGACGACACCGAAATCATGGGTAATGAACAGCAGGGCCATGCCGCGCTCCCTCTGCAGGTCGCGCAGGAGTTCGAGTATTCGCGCCTGCACGGTCACGTCGAGGGCCGTCGTCGGCTCGTCGGCAATGATGATGTCGGGGTCGTTGGCAAGCGCCATGGCAATACCGATACGCTGGCGCTGCCCCCCTGAAAGCTGGTGTGGATAATGCTTTGCCCGTTCCTGGGCTTCCGGTATGCCCACCTTTTCCAGAAGCTCCAGCGCCTTTTCACGACACGCCGTAGCACCAATCGACTGGTGCGCGGAAATCGCCTCCTCGACCTGCCGCCCCACGGGATACAGCGGGTGGAGCGTCGTCAACGGATCCTGGAAGACATATGCGACACGATTGCCGCGCATGGAGATGAGGCGCGTCTCCGGCATGGCCAGCACATCCTCATTGCCGACATAGATCGCGCCGTTTTGGATGACGCCTGGCGGCGACGCCACCAGCCCCATGACGGAAAGCGCTGTCACGCTCTTTCCCGAGCCGCTTTCGCCAATCAGACCGAGACACTCGCCCGGCTTCACATGCAGTGAGACCCCACGCACTGCCGGAACGACTTCGCCACCACTGCGGAAATTGGTATCGAGTCCTTCGATCGAAAGGGCTGCATCCTCCACGGTATTCGATCGAATTGCTCGGTCATCCGCGATGTCCGTCACCGGCCCTGGCCGCGAAAGCGCCCCGGAACGCAGGCGTGGATCGAGCACGTCGCGGATCCCGTCGCCCAGCACATTCAGGCTGATGACGACGAGAAAGATCATCACGCCAGGCACGATGGACACATGCGGCGCCGTGAAGAGTTGTGCTCGCCCTTCGCCAAGCATGGAGCCGAGATCGGCTTGCGGCGGCTGGGCGCCAAGACCGAGGAAGCTCAACCCCGCCGTCTCGAGGATCATCCAGCCTGCCGTCGTCGACATGGTGATGACGATGACCGGCGCGACGTTCGGCAGGATCTCGGTGAGCATGACCGATAGATGCCCCTTGCCGGATAGCCGTGCTGCATCGACGAACTCGCGATGGACATATCCGAGCGTCACGCCGCGCACATTGCGCGCGAAGAACGGGATATTGACGATGGCGATGGCATAGAGCGCATTCATCAGGCCTGGACCCAGCGCGGCCACGATTGCCAGTGCAAGCAGGATGTAAGGAAAGGCCATCAGCATATCGATGCCGCGCATCATGGCATTGTCCGTACGCCCGCCGACGTAACCTGCCGCGATGCCGATGGCCGATCCGACGAGTGCGGCGATCAGGGTGGCGGCAAAGCCGACGGTGACCGAGAGACGCGTGCCCCATAGCAGCCGGCTCAAGATGTCGCGGCCGAGTTGGTCAGTGCCGAGCAGATGCCCGGCCGTCAACAGCGGCTTCAGACGGTTGGCAGGTGCGGTTGCGTCGGGATCGGGCAGCGGCAGGATCGGCACCAGCACGATCATGAGAGCGATCACCCCCAGCAGCAGGAGGCCGACGAAGGCCAGGCGATTGTTGAACAGAAGCCGCCAGGACGATATCCGCCGGGATACCGGGGGAAGAGATGTGTCGACAGCGATGGTCATGTGCGGATCCTTGGGTCAAGCATGGATTGCACGACGTCGGCAAGGAGATTGAAAAGCACATAACTGGCAGC
This DNA window, taken from Peteryoungia algae, encodes the following:
- a CDS encoding condensation domain-containing protein encodes the protein MTQQESQATSSSAAPEVIGEFPCTQTQLRFWILDQLQPGNPALNVSVRWEIRGSFKASTIEAAFRKIIQRHEILRTRFVEREGNPYQQVLDAVDFKLSVIDLRSMPPEQREQRILSIGEETASAPFDLTRGGLFRVALLMVENNRAFLLITAHHTCFDGSSIRVMGRELGEIASAMEAGRAPVLPDLSLQYGDFALWQQEYLSSYGFETEQSFWTETLAGAPYFEVPSDHPRPAIRTTSGNIISVAKSVEFGERVEAAARDHKVSLFAYGVAVLSTVLHRLTGADDILLGTQIAGREQSDLEPMIGVFINNLVLRLPVRPNVSFEDHLKTATKVVSAAVDHHRMPFNKLVEVINPARDPSRTPLISVNFNLSKAFMEDRHYGDFELISAASQSPGVVYDIGFGMVGRPSGWRMSIEYNTDLFDPSTIEHILQLWQDVYEQALSAPFEPLSPDSISEQTPASATPAILDSSAVPLSGSHATAPVDAIPPGPENMAALSSADRIRLVGEIWAKVLDVEKVGPEGDFFSLGGHSLLALRMLSAVRERYRVKPDLALLFRHSTLRSFTEAVMGPAEAEVRAQAKTAAPAWERNSYKQGTGRCAIYTINHPFLYYHLANRLSDDISVYNVNMFSAAEAEMAAEVTLEDIAASAIRAMDIRADAGPVGIIGLCVNGSVALEVARQLRQSGVTVAFTAAIDSWAPGYFSTLPWLNKRLWIAERRIKRLAYFVRKLLSGRMRPTTFLKEFRVTRWLLGMFSPDRAKASAEEKTNSRVTEFLVRSARNFKAEPVGDFLIFRSEASPARARKLLFGWNADVAGKSSVIDLEGWHEDSLTVGGMRRLASVIEERFAHGKH
- a CDS encoding glucosamine inositolphosphorylceramide transferase family protein, translating into MDASTASKATATDRPSLAPLRIGLLTDGRHGLANWQFALIDRILADDRFSLRAMIVCPPKVGAAPVAFRLAAAVERRTLGRQPVYRPKGPGFAAITSVTLGEQVGRDGGSELDLVLAISPLDLPQDAFSDLPFGSWQFSFSHAANADADWYGYHEVIAGKPATELRITVRRAGREDETLAMAEFNTKFSAARNADFIKERAVTLAMRELRKLADARALTVLPPPATMPAPRPPGLSKLLPYAASLGRNLLARGRQAVEEKLGIGAAPWVLFVGDGRPEDFDPRTSVLLEPDDDELRADPFLFPHEGETYVFYEAYTPSNTKAHIAVGRLVGNRLERLGIALKAEHHLSYPFTFRHDDGIFMIPETNRARRLEVWRCVEFPLRWELHATALEGQSSADSALFLFDGRWWLFTNLSEFHAYEDHCSELHVFEVDGPDLKWMKPHRNNPVVMGSTEARNGGRPFEQGGRLYRPSQRNEYGIYGYGLNIMQVEELDLETYSERCVRTIKPDFAPGIVACHHMDASNGRYIIDAMFADQADLRR
- a CDS encoding 4'-phosphopantetheinyl transferase family protein, which translates into the protein MPSDPGSADPVAVDIWNWSLDQSFADPSHARSLLSEDERGRAQRFLKDGDRQHYIVGRAGLRLILATYLGIDPRAVRFGYNDWGKPEFDLADRGRLHFNLSHSAGEAMLAVSAHARVGIDIEEIRPLQEDIASRFFSASECAALAALPGGEQLAGFYRCWTRKEAFVKAHGAGLSVPLDRFDVSIEAVEGQRLLQRLDRDIGQLSEWALLNLHVVDGFSGALAVCSAGREVMVHYRRRSAWSANMASMM
- a CDS encoding FadR/GntR family transcriptional regulator produces the protein MQEKPDKVGPDGKSLFIPAGKAKRRPEAIADLMKDFIRSQNLAPGSRLPQERELIDRFKAAKGTVRAAMKALETQGLIFTRSGPGGGAFVAAPSAQHAMELLATHFFFDPPSLSDIYAIRKALEPEVAALLAGRMTAQQLALLESTILIYDHPPTDSKERYRQRVAELDFHSQLAQLSPNPLLGFLCGLMHNLLRDLPLARQIYADPSPSSREEGLSFQYRLMAALKDGRADDARRIATEHMAFAETYMLARAKTLGP
- a CDS encoding ATP-binding cassette domain-containing protein; protein product: MTSTAIQVRDLSKSFGGGRSLFGKKHHEIKAVSSVSLDLARGETLAVVGESGSGKSTLARMLVGLERPTSGSMLIGGKDAAALRRDGPRAFGKTIQYVFQDPVASLNPRKTVREILDTPLKLLCGYEPSRRRARMTELLDAVQMPADTLTRYPHEFSGGQAQRIAIARALAAEAEIIVFDEPVSALDVCVQAQVLLLLSDLKTRFDLSYLFISHDLAVVEAISDRVAVMYYGEVVETAPAARLFANPEHAYTRRLVASAPRIGRE
- a CDS encoding dipeptide/oligopeptide/nickel ABC transporter permease/ATP-binding protein, with translation MTIAVDTSLPPVSRRISSWRLLFNNRLAFVGLLLLGVIALMIVLVPILPLPDPDATAPANRLKPLLTAGHLLGTDQLGRDILSRLLWGTRLSVTVGFAATLIAALVGSAIGIAAGYVGGRTDNAMMRGIDMLMAFPYILLALAIVAALGPGLMNALYAIAIVNIPFFARNVRGVTLGYVHREFVDAARLSGKGHLSVMLTEILPNVAPVIVITMSTTAGWMILETAGLSFLGLGAQPPQADLGSMLGEGRAQLFTAPHVSIVPGVMIFLVVISLNVLGDGIRDVLDPRLRSGALSRPGPVTDIADDRAIRSNTVEDAALSIEGLDTNFRSGGEVVPAVRGVSLHVKPGECLGLIGESGSGKSVTALSVMGLVASPPGVIQNGAIYVGNEDVLAMPETRLISMRGNRVAYVFQDPLTTLHPLYPVGRQVEEAISAHQSIGATACREKALELLEKVGIPEAQERAKHYPHQLSGGQRQRIGIAMALANDPDIIIADEPTTALDVTVQARILELLRDLQRERGMALLFITHDFGVVSEICDRVAVMKDGEIVETGETREVLANPQHAYTKRLIACVPELGTGGAFLERVSGLFARSEMEVS